Proteins encoded together in one Branchiostoma lanceolatum isolate klBraLanc5 chromosome 11, klBraLanc5.hap2, whole genome shotgun sequence window:
- the LOC136444660 gene encoding probable rRNA-processing protein EBP2 yields MAATVDSDAESVESFSGSDDSDRELMEAYKSGLLKPGLNIELPAPRQPINNVAGLKQKLADFRQDLDWLERLDVTTDPAPMPAAMAEVANIEAAKGTTGRDLDVHNDFQREMTFYRQAQAAVISALPRLQKLGVPTTRPEDYFAEMAKSDVHMKKVRERLLSKQQGLERAEKVRKVREMRKYGKQVQQEVLLKRQREKKELIKSVKEYRKGKIDNLDFLDDEGPLRKGQPTGKKGQPTGKKGGANRNSYKQKKFGFGGQKKRSKWNTEESSADMSGFKSGKKPKGPPGKKGQKGKQPRPGKNRRQKMKGGKRR; encoded by the exons ATGGCTGCCACGGTAGATTCGGATGCGGAAAGCGTGGAAAGTTTTTCGGGGTCTGATGACTCGGACAGGGAG TTGATGGAGGCGTACAAGTCCGGACTTCTGAAGCCTGGTCTGAACATAGAGCTCCCAGCACCGAGACAACCCATCAACAACGTG GCTGGTTTGAAGCAGAAGCTTGCGGACTTCCGACAGGACCTGGACTGGCTGGAGCGGCTGGACGTCACCACGGATCCCGCGCCCATGCCCGCGGCAATGGCAGAGGTCGCCAACATCGAGGCGGCCAAGGGCACGACGGGGAGGGACCTGGATGTCCACAATGACTTCCAGAGAGAAATGACCTT CTACCGCCAGGCGCAGGCCGCGGTGATCTCCGCTCTCCCCAGATTGCAGAAGCTCGGGGTGCCGACCACGAGACCGGAGGACTACTTCGCCGAGATGGCGAAATCTGACGTCCACATGAAGAAG GTGCGAGAACGACTGCTGAGTAAGCAGCAGGGCCTTGAGAGGGCGGAGAAGGTGCGGAAGGTGCGCGAGATGCGGAAGTACGGGAAACAGGTGCAGCAGGAGGTCCTGCTGAAGAGACAGCGGGAGAAGAAGGAGCTGATCAAGTCGGTGAAGGAGTACAGGAAAG GCAAGATTGACAACTTGGACTTCCTTGACGACGAGGGACCACTGAGGAAGGGGCAGCCAACAGGGAAGAAGGGACAGCCAACAGGGAAGAAGGGAGG TGCCAACAGAAACTCCTACAAACAGAAGAAGTTTGGATTCGGTGGACAGAAGAAGCGGAGTAAGTGGAACACAGAAGAAAGTTCAGCCGACATGTCCGGATTCAAGTCAGGAAAGAAACCCAAGGGTCCTCCAGGAAAGAAA gGGCAAAAGGGTAAACAGCCACGACCAGGCAAGAACAGGAGACAGAAAATGAAAGGAGGGAAGAGAAGATGA